The genomic segment CGACGCTCTCCGAGCTCGACGGCAAGCCGCTGATCGTGCTGCGCGAGCGCTTCATGGTCCAGAAGATCGACGCGACGGACGTCCCGATCATCTGCTTCCCGAAGGTCGCCACGATGTTCTCCCTGGAGACGTCGACGCTGAAGATGATGCTGCACCCGGCGAACGCCGCGAAGACCTCGCAGGTCCTGCGCATCCCGACGATCAAGCACGCCTTCATCAACCACGGCGAGAGCGACAAGCTCTCCTCCTGCAACCCGTATGCGAAGGCGTACGACGAGGTGTGGGTGGCGGGCCCCGCGGCCCGCGACCGCTACCAGCTCGCGGACATCGGCGTCGAGGACAAGGACGTCGTCGAGGTCGGCCGCCCGCAGCTGTCACCGATCCGCCCGTACGCGGGCGCGCCCACCGGCGCGTACACGACCGTGCTGTACGCCCCCACCTGGGAGGGCTGGGACGGCAACCCCGGCAACACCTCGGTGGTCCTGGCCGGCGAGAACATCGTCCGCGAGCTCCTCGCGGACCCGAGCGTGCGCCTCCTCTACAAGCCGCACCCGATGACCGGCTCGCAGAACCCGGCGGCGGGCGCCGCCAACGAGCGCATCAAGGCGATGATCCTGGCCGCCAACGCGAAGCGGTCCGGTGCCCGTCCCGGCGCCGACGCCGCGGCCGAGCTGGTCCGCCGCACCGCGGACCTGGACCGGCTCACCGCGCGGACCTTCCGCAAGAGCGCGGACGAACAGGAGCGCATGATGCTCCAGGGCGCCCCCGAGGGCGACCAGCAGGCGGCGGTGGCGGCCGCGACGGCCGCGTGGGAGACCGCGTTCTGGGCGTCGTTCCCCGAGTGGGAGCACCAGATCATCACCACCGCGCGCCCCGCGATCTTCAGCTGCTTCAACCAGGCCGACCTGCTGATCAGCGACGTCTCGTCGGTCGTCTCCGACTGGCTGAGCAGCGAGAAGCCGTACGCGGTCGCCAACACGGCGGGCATGTCCGAGGCGGAGTTCCGCGCGAGCTTCCCGACGGCGTCCGCCGCGACGATTCTGACGCCCGAGGCGGACGGCGTGGCTGCCCTTCTGAAGGCCGTTCGCGCGCCGGAGCTCGACTCTCACGCCGAGGCCCGCGCGGAGCTCAAGGAGCACCTCCTGGGCCCCTCTGACCCGCCTTCCCTGGTCCGCTTCAACGCGGCGGCCCTCGCGCTCAGCGCCAAGGCCGACGCCCGCCGCGTCCGCATGGCCACCCGCGTCGACGCGGACATCCCGGGCCAGCGCGTCGCGGAGGAAGCGGCGGAGGAGATGGCGCAGGACCCGTCGGAGTCGAACGGCGCGGAGGACTCGGTCACCGCGTGACGGTCTGAACGCACACGAGAGGGCCCCCGGAGCTCGGAAGCTCCGGGGGCCCTCTCGTGCGTTCGTACGCGGTTCCAGCAGGCCTTGCTAGAAGGGCTTGAAGTCGTCGTACTCCTTCTGCGCCTCGTCCCGCTCCGCCTCGCGGTCCCTGCGGCGCTGTGCGGCCGGACGGGGCGCTTCCAGACGGTGGTCCTCGCCGCGGCGGCCGAGCATCTCCGCGCCCGCCATCATCGTCGGCTCCCAGTCGAAGACGACCGCGTTCTCCTCGGGGCCGATGGCGACGCCGTCGCCGTTGCGCGCGCCCGCCTTCATCAGCTCCTCCTCGACGCCGAGGCGGCTGAGGCGGTCCGCGAGGTAGCCGACGGCCTCGTCGTTGTTGAAGTCGGTCTGGCGCACCCAGCGCTCCGGCTTCTCGCCGCGCACGCGGTACAGCGGCTCGCCGCCGACCTCCTCGCGGGTGACCGTGAAGCCGCTGTCGTCCACGGCCTTGGGACGGATGACGATGCGGGTCGCCTCCTCCTTCGGCTTCGCGGCACGCGCCTCGCCCACTAGCTCGGCGAGGGCGAAGGAGAGCTCCTTGAGGCCCTTGTGCGCGACGGCGGACACCTCGAAGACGCGGTAACCGCGCGCCTCCAGGTCGGGCCTGACCATGTCGGCGAGGTCCTGTCCGTCGGGTACGTCGATCTTGTTCAGGACGACGATGCGCGGCCGGTTCTCCAGGCCCGCGCCGTACTCCCGCAGCTCCGCCTCGATGACGTCGAGGTCGGAGACGGGGTCGCGGTCGGACTCCAGGGTCGCCGTGTCGAGCACGTGGACGAGGACGCTGCAGCGCTCGACGTGCCGCAGGAACTCCAGGCCGAGGCCGCGGCCCTGGCTGGCGCCGGGGATGAGGCCGGGCACGTCGGCGACCGTGTAGACGGTCGAGCCGGCCGTGACCACGCCGAGGTTGGGGACGAGCGTCGTGAACGGGTAGTCCGCGATCTTCGGCTTCGCGGCGCTCAGCACGGAGATCAGCGAGGACTTGCCGGCGCTCGGGTAGCCCACGA from the Streptomyces venezuelae genome contains:
- the obgE gene encoding GTPase ObgE, whose product is MTTFVDRVELHAAAGNGGHGCASVHREKFKPLGGPDGGNGGRGGDVILVVDQDVTTLLDYHHSPHRKATNGQPGAGDNRSGKDGQDLVLPVPDGTVVLDKQGNVLADLVGQGTTFVAGQGGRGGLGNAALASARRKAPGFALLGVPGEERDVVLELKTVADVALVGYPSAGKSSLISVLSAAKPKIADYPFTTLVPNLGVVTAGSTVYTVADVPGLIPGASQGRGLGLEFLRHVERCSVLVHVLDTATLESDRDPVSDLDVIEAELREYGAGLENRPRIVVLNKIDVPDGQDLADMVRPDLEARGYRVFEVSAVAHKGLKELSFALAELVGEARAAKPKEEATRIVIRPKAVDDSGFTVTREEVGGEPLYRVRGEKPERWVRQTDFNNDEAVGYLADRLSRLGVEEELMKAGARNGDGVAIGPEENAVVFDWEPTMMAGAEMLGRRGEDHRLEAPRPAAQRRRDREAERDEAQKEYDDFKPF